A genome region from Primulina eburnea isolate SZY01 chromosome 9, ASM2296580v1, whole genome shotgun sequence includes the following:
- the LOC140841149 gene encoding mediator of RNA polymerase II transcription subunit 6 — translation MATTPMAPPPLAVNPNSDGLMTASSAAPAPPGTDMTGICFRDQLWLNTYPLDRNIVFDYFALSPFYDYSSNNEQLRLRSIHPLDISQLSKMTGTEYTLSEVLEPNLFVIRKQKRDGPEKVTPMLTYYILDGSIYQAPQLCNVFASRVGRALYHISKAFTTAASKLEKIGYVDTEVETTSSESKTAKETIDFKELKRLDHILASLQRKLPPAPPPPPFPEGYIPPTTEGEKTPDNQQAEPQMTVDPIIDQGPSKRMKLGQ, via the exons ATGGCCACTACACCGATGGCTCCTCCGCCGCTGGCGGTGAACCCTAATTCTGATGGTCTAATGACAGCATCGTCGGCAGCTCCAGCTCCTCCCGGAACGGACATGACCGGAATCTGCTTTCGCGATCAGCTGTGGCTCAACACGTATCCACTCGATCGAAACATAGTTTTCGATTACTTCGCACTGTCGCCGTTTTACGATTATTCTTCCAACAATGAGCAGCTTCGCTTACGCTCTATCCACCCTCTCGACATATCTCAACTCTC GAAGATGACGGGGACTGAGTACACACTGAGTGAAGTTTTGGAGCCTAATTTGTTTGTCATTAGAAAGCAAAAGCGCGATGGTCCAGAAAAAGTGACTCCTATGCTAACTTATTACATCTTGGATGGATCAATATACCAAGCACCCCAGCTTTGCAATGTCTTTGCATCTCGAGTG GGACGCGCGTTGTACCATATATCAAAGGCTTTTACCACTGCAGCCTCGAAGTTGGAAAAAATTGGTTATG TTGATACTGAAGTTGAGACTACGTCCTCTGAATCAAAGACTGCTAAAGAGACCATTGACTTTAAGGAGCTGAAGCGGCTAGACCATATTCTTGCATCACTTCAACGCAAG TTGCCACCTGCCCCTCCGCCGCCTCCTTTCCCTGAAGGCTATATTCCTCCAACCACAGAAGGGGAGAAAACACCAGACAACCAGCAAGCAGAGCCACAAATGACAGTTGATCCCATCATCGATCAAGGCCCATCGAAAAGAATGAAACTCGGACAATAG